The candidate division WOR-3 bacterium genome includes the window GCTTTGCTGTACGACACCGCAGGTATACTCTCCAAAGCGACGGGTCCAGATAAGATTGCCCAACAGAGGACAAAAGCGCTTATCTACGATGCTGATCTGATTCTCATGATGTTCGACGGCTCAGAACCAATGAATGAAGAAGACATATTTCTGTATAATCTGGTGAAACACAAAATCAAGTTACTTCTTGTAAACAAGATCGACCTCAACGTAAGGCTGAGTAACGAATCGATCCTGTCGGATTCCATAAAAATATCGGCCAGGACAGGAAAGAATATCAATTTGCTGCAAGATGCCGTCAGAAGTACTCTACTACCTGAGGCTTCCAAAGAGGATGTTCTCATAACGCGACACCGCCACATAGATGCGCTCACCAGAGCAAGAAGGTGCCTCGTTGAAGGAAAGAACGCACCGACTATTGAGACAATGGCTTATGAAATGCATTGTGCCTTGAACGAGATCGGTGAGCTAACCGGGCAGACACTCCGCAAGGAAATCCTCGACCGCATATTTGAGGAGTTCTGTGTAGGGAAATGAGGAACGAAAAACGTTATTTTCGTTTAGTCTGCTACTATCGTTAATCCCGTTAATTTCGTTAATATCGCTATTACCGTTAATACCGCTAAAAGACATTTCGAATTGCGAATTTAACAAGGAACGTTGGGTTCGTTACTATCGCTAATCTCGTTATTTTCGTTATTCCCGCTATTTTCGTTCACCGACTGAGATTGCTTCGTCACTACACTCCTCGCAATGACGGGGAGGTATGGCGTCTCAGGTTCTCAACCGCCTTACATCTAAGCTTCTGGTTTCCCGCTATGCGCCATGCTCCATGCCCTATGCTGCAGCATAGCGTATCCTCAGGAGCGAAGCGAGATGTCTGCAGTGAAACGTGTCTCCAGCGATAGCATGTCTTTAACGTAGTGTGTCTCCAGCTGAGTTTGTCTCAATGTCACCGGTGCACCGCTTCTCGGTGTGTTTCTCAACCTCTTATCCTCTGAAGTTCTGTTATTCACAGCTTCTTAACTTCTCAGATTCTCATCTTCTGCTTTTCTATACTTCGCAGAGGTTTATTTTTCAATTGATATTATTACGATTACGATATACGGCAAACGAGTACGAGAATATTGACTTCTCCATATTTTCGTCTATAATCCGCTAGTGATAATCGACCCCATCGATTTGAACCTCATTAGACAGCTCGAACTCCAGGGAACAATACCTGTGCACGATTTTGTGAGTAAATTCCACATCTCACAGAAGGAAATACTATTGCGGATCAGAAATTTCGAAGATACAGGATTAATAAGCGAATACGGATTCAAGCTGTTCTTGCCAGGTATTCATGGAGGTAAGTGGTATTGGGGCTGTATCGCAGGTGAAGCCTCACCACGGTTCAGATTGGGGAAGACAATTCCTTTCATCGAGGAGATGGTTGAGAACCTATCATTCCCGCAGGGTGTATGTCCAAATGTTTCACTTTTGTTCTATGCAAAGAATCTCAAAGAGATCAGGTCACTTTCGAACAAACTACCCGGTATGAAATATTCAGAGGTCTATAAGGTTGATGAATACAACTTGGTAATGCCGAGGTTGTTGGTCAAAGAAGATTGGCAGTTAATAGATGAGTTCTGCAACAGCAAGAAAATACGCTATACACTGATCAACAGGATAACACAGAAACCGAAATCTGAGAAAGAAGTAAGGCTTTCACGTTTGATATGGACGCGTGGAAACCGTCAAGGTATTCTTTCGATCGCACCTAATTTCAACTGGAGTATCATAAAGAATTACATGCATGTTCATCTCGCTGTAGTAACAAAAATTCGGGTAAAGGAATTGCGCAGAATCGTCAAGGAAATCGGTTTTGTCGGAAATATTGCATCGCGTTTCAAGAAACGATACATTCAAATTGAATTCGATTTGTGGGGTTTTTCTGACTTCAGGGTCATCATGCATGCAATTACAAAGATCGAAGGTATTATCGTCGAGGGTTGTTCTTTTGCCTATAGAAATAGAATATACGATGATTGGGTCAGGGATTTTGTACAAAATCAGA containing:
- a CDS encoding Lrp/AsnC family transcriptional regulator, with amino-acid sequence MIIDPIDLNLIRQLELQGTIPVHDFVSKFHISQKEILLRIRNFEDTGLISEYGFKLFLPGIHGGKWYWGCIAGEASPRFRLGKTIPFIEEMVENLSFPQGVCPNVSLLFYAKNLKEIRSLSNKLPGMKYSEVYKVDEYNLVMPRLLVKEDWQLIDEFCNSKKIRYTLINRITQKPKSEKEVRLSRLIWTRGNRQGILSIAPNFNWSIIKNYMHVHLAVVTKIRVKELRRIVKEIGFVGNIASRFKKRYIQIEFDLWGFSDFRVIMHAITKIEGIIVEGCSFAYRNRIYDDWVRDFVQNQI